One window of Pseudomonas sp. ML2-2023-3 genomic DNA carries:
- the fabB gene encoding beta-ketoacyl-ACP synthase I, with protein MRRVVITGLGIVSCLGNDKETVSANLRASRPGIRFNPEYAEMGLRSQVSGSIDLPLEELIDRKIYRFVGHAAAYAYLAMKDAITDSGLTEEQVSNPRTGLIAGSGGASTLNQMEALDILREKGVKRVGPYRVTRTMGSTVSACLATPFKIKGVNYSISSACATSAHCIGTAVEQIQLGKQDIVFAGGGEEEHWSQSFLFDAMGALSTQYNDTPEKASRAYDKNRDGFVIAGGGGMVVVEELEHALARGAKIYAEIVGYGATSDGYDMVAPSGEGAIRCMQMAMSTVDGPIDYLNTHGTSTPVGDVKEMEGVRAVFGDKAPAISSTKSLSGHSLGAAGVHEAIYCLLMMEGNFIAGSANIEELDPTVADMPILTKTRENVTLNNVMSNSFGFGGTNATLVLKRWAGK; from the coding sequence ATGCGCCGCGTCGTTATCACTGGTCTGGGCATCGTTTCGTGCCTGGGCAATGACAAAGAGACCGTCTCCGCTAACCTGCGTGCAAGTCGCCCTGGCATCCGATTCAACCCGGAATATGCCGAAATGGGTCTGCGTAGCCAGGTTTCCGGCTCCATTGACCTGCCTCTCGAAGAGCTGATCGATCGCAAGATCTATCGCTTCGTCGGCCACGCAGCGGCTTACGCCTACCTGGCCATGAAAGACGCCATCACTGATTCGGGCCTGACCGAGGAGCAAGTCTCCAACCCGCGTACCGGCCTTATCGCCGGCTCGGGTGGCGCGTCGACCCTGAACCAGATGGAGGCGCTGGACATCCTGCGCGAAAAAGGCGTCAAGCGCGTTGGCCCGTACCGCGTTACGCGGACCATGGGCAGCACCGTTTCTGCCTGCCTGGCCACTCCCTTCAAGATCAAGGGCGTGAACTACTCGATCTCCTCTGCCTGCGCCACCAGTGCTCATTGCATCGGTACTGCGGTTGAGCAGATCCAGCTGGGCAAGCAGGACATCGTTTTCGCGGGCGGTGGCGAAGAAGAACACTGGAGCCAATCGTTCCTGTTCGACGCCATGGGCGCGCTGTCCACTCAATACAACGACACGCCTGAAAAAGCGTCCCGTGCCTACGACAAAAACCGTGATGGCTTCGTCATCGCCGGTGGTGGTGGCATGGTTGTTGTTGAAGAACTGGAACACGCCCTGGCGCGTGGTGCCAAGATCTACGCCGAAATCGTCGGCTACGGCGCGACATCCGACGGCTACGACATGGTTGCCCCAAGCGGCGAAGGCGCCATCCGCTGCATGCAGATGGCCATGTCTACCGTTGACGGCCCGATCGACTACCTCAACACCCACGGCACTTCTACTCCGGTAGGCGACGTCAAGGAAATGGAAGGTGTTCGCGCGGTATTCGGCGACAAGGCTCCGGCCATCAGCTCGACCAAAAGCCTGTCGGGTCACTCACTGGGCGCCGCAGGCGTTCACGAAGCGATCTACTGCTTGCTGATGATGGAAGGCAACTTCATCGCCGGCTCTGCAAACATCGAGGAACTGGACCCGACTGTCGCTGACATGCCGATCCTGACCAAGACCCGCGAGAACGTCACGTTGAACAATGTGATGAGCAACAGCTTCGGCTTCGGTGGCACAAACGCCACTCTGGTACTGAAGCGCTGGGCTGGCAAATAA
- the fabA gene encoding 3-hydroxyacyl-[acyl-carrier-protein] dehydratase FabA, which yields MTKQNAFTREDLLRCSRGELFGPGNAQLPAPNMLMVDRITHISEEGGKYGKGELVAELDITPDLWFFACHFEGDPVMPGCLGLDAMWQLVGFYLGWQGLPGRGRALGSGEVKFFGQVLPTAKKVTYNIQIKRVLKGKLNLAIADGSVTVDGREIYTAEGLRVGVFTSTDNF from the coding sequence ATGACCAAACAAAACGCCTTTACTCGGGAAGATTTGCTGCGCTGTAGCCGCGGCGAGCTATTCGGCCCAGGTAACGCGCAACTGCCCGCCCCTAACATGCTGATGGTGGATCGCATCACCCATATCAGCGAAGAGGGTGGCAAGTACGGCAAAGGTGAATTGGTCGCCGAGCTGGATATCACCCCGGACCTGTGGTTTTTCGCCTGCCATTTCGAAGGCGATCCGGTGATGCCAGGTTGCCTGGGGCTCGACGCCATGTGGCAGTTGGTCGGCTTCTATCTGGGCTGGCAAGGTCTGCCGGGCCGCGGGCGTGCCCTGGGTTCGGGCGAAGTGAAGTTCTTCGGCCAGGTCTTGCCGACCGCCAAGAAAGTCACCTATAACATTCAAATCAAGCGCGTCCTCAAGGGCAAGCTGAACCTGGCCATTGCCGATGGTTCGGTCACTGTCGACGGTCGCGAGATTTATACTGCCGAAGGCCTTCGGGTCGGCGTATTTACTTCCACTGACAACTTTTAA